From Rutidosis leptorrhynchoides isolate AG116_Rl617_1_P2 chromosome 3, CSIRO_AGI_Rlap_v1, whole genome shotgun sequence, a single genomic window includes:
- the LOC139897922 gene encoding S-type anion channel SLAH4-like — MITPPPPPSTPPQIELTVSATKIRSNDHEGILITIKTLIFLVLSRCHAGYFRITLSLCCQTLLWKTLKDPPENAHVYRKMLGVFPSAAFILLWSLSLITLATLSFLYILRCALFSNMVKNEYLNHIGVNYLFAPSISWLLLLQSAPFFTPKTMYYLYLFWLFVVPIFVLDLKIYGQWFTKGKRILSTVANPASQLSVVGNFVGARAAAQMGWKESAMMMFALGMIHYVVVFVTLYQRLSGNSCLPTMLKPIMFLFIAAPSMASLAWDSISGTFDFSSKMLFYLSLFLFLSLVTRPKMFKKSMKKFNVVWWAYSYPLTVLALASTEYAQETKSSIAHLLMFLLSALSVMVSVVLMVYTALNTNTLLPLDDACDPTIVTIGPVTTISEVNLVASSETTTTESN, encoded by the exons ATGATAACACCGCCACCGCCGCCATCAACACCACCACAAATCGAGCTAACAGTCAGCGCAACCAAAATCCGATCAAACGATCACGAAGGCATTTTAATCACAATCAAAACCCTAATATTTCTCGTATTATCACGTTGCCATGCAGGTTACTTCCGCATCACGCTTTCCCTATGTTGTCAAACCCTATTATGGAAAACCCTAAAAGACCCACCGGAAAACGCTCACGTTTACCGGAAAATGCTCGGCGTGTTCCCGTCAGCCGCCTTTATCCTCCTTTGGTCACTCTCCTTAATCACATTAGCGACACTTTCATTTCTATACATCTTAAGATGTGCATTATTTTCCAACATGGTTAAAAATGAATACTTAAACCATATTGGAGTAAATTACCTTTTTGCCCCTTCAATTTCATGGCTTTTACTATTACAATCCGCACCTTTTTTCACACCAAAAACTATGTACTACCTTTATCTTTTTTGGCTCTTTGTAGTCCCAATATTCGTACTCGATTTGAAAATTTATGGACAATGGTTTACGAAAGGGAAACGAATATTATCGACAGTTGCGAATCCAGCGAGTCAGTTATCGGTTGTGGGGAACTTTGTAGGAGCTCGAGCAGCGGCTCAAATGGGGTGGAAAGAAAGTGCGATGATGATGTTTGCGTTAGGAATGATTCATTATGTGGTAGTTTTTGTGACACTTTATCAAAGATTGTCGGGAAATAGTTGTTTACCGACGATGTTAAAACCGATTATGTTTTTGTTTATAGCGGCACCGAGTATGGCGAGTTTAGCTTGGGATTCAATTTCTGGGACGTTTGACTTTTCGTCAAAGATGCTGTTTTATCTATCTCTCTTTCTATTTTTGTCCCTG GTAACAAGGCCAAAAATGTTCAAGAAGTCAATGAAGAAATTCAATGTAGTATGGTGGGCTTATTCATACCCATTAACAGTTTTGGCATTAGCTTCAACAGAATATGCACAAGAGACTAAAAGTAGCATTGCTCATTTGCttatgtttcttctttctgcacttTCGGTCATGGTTTCGGTTGTTCTTATGGTCTATACCGCACTCAATACAAACACCCTCTTGCCTCTAGATGATGCTTGTGATCCGACTATTGTCACAATTGGTCCCGTTACAACGATTAGTGAGGTAAATTTGGTTGCGTCATCCGAAACAACTACAACAGAATCCAACTAG